GTCTGCGCCAGCTGTGCCTTGGCAGCCAATAGGGAGTTTTTCGCCGTACTCAAATCGAAAGAGGAAACTACGTTCGCTTTATACAGTTCCTCTTTACTGTCATACGTCAGTTGTGCCGTAGCCAGAGAGGCTTTTGCCGATTCAACGTTTGCCACTGCCGTCTGCAAAGCAGCTTCATACGGCACCTGATCGATGATAAACAACGTCTGTCCGTTCTTCACGCGTTGACCTTCCGTCACACAAACTTTAGTCAGCGTACCACTCACCTGGGGATAAATATCAATATCCTGACGCCCGCGGATGGTTGCCGAGTAAGTGCTTGAAATCATCCGGTCGGCCGGAACAACGGTCATCACTTCGTATTCTGTTTCCATTTGTGCCGGGGGAGCCTGTTTACAGCCTGTCGCAGCAACCATACAGCAGAGCAACAATAATCCCTGCTTCATTTTACATACCTTTTTAATCATTTCTGTTACCTATTAAATATTTTTAAATGCGGCAAAGGTAGACTGTTTTCTTCATAGAAAACTGGACTTAGTATCTTCAGTTTTGTTCATTTTAGGAACATTAAAACCGATATTTAGTAAAAAAGTCCTATTTTTGCACCCAAAATAAGAATAACAATGGAATCAAAAAACTCTAACCTAGCCATACTTCGTGAACCGTTTGTTGCCGGAATGGACGAAAACCTGTCTCCAATTATGCAACGCCTGTGGAAACTGGAAGGGGGCGCCATCTATTTTTGCCGAAGCGGATGGGCACACGTCACGATTGACTTGAAAGACTATGAAATTGTCGAAAATACTCAAATCGTGCTCTTGCCGGGAACGATTATCCGTGTCAACGGCAGCAGCAGTGATTTCACAGCTTCTTTCTTCGGATTCCCCAAAGAAATGTTTCGCGAAGCCTGCCTCCGTTTCGAGCCGATCTTCTTCCGGTTCATCAAAGAAAAACCGTGCTATACACTCAAGGATGAAAACACAGGAGCAATCAACGGGTTAATACGTGCCACGACAGCTATATACAACGATCGTGAAAACCGTTTCCGCAACCAAATCGCCAAAAATCATCTCCAGTCGTTTATGCTGGATATTTATGATAAGTGTTACCGCTACTTCGACCGGCAGGAAATCGAAGGAGGAAGCCGGCAGGATGAAATCTTCAAGAATTTCATCGCACTGGTGCACGAAAACTGCATCGCTGAAAGGGAAGTAACCTTCTACGCCAACAAGCTCTGTATCTCCACCAAATATCTGACAGGTATCTGCAAGAGCGTGACGGGCGACGCCGCCAAAAAGATTATCGACGACTTCGCCATCCTGGAGATAAAAGTGCTGCTTCAATCCACCGGACTGACAATTCAGGAAATAGCCGACCGGCTCGGTTTTCCCGATCAGTCGTATCTAGGCAGGTATTTCAAACGACATGAGGGGATGTCGCCAAAGGAGTATCAGAGCAAATATTCTATCTAATAACAAAAATAGCACAGACGGGCGAGCATGGTGTATTTTTTCCACCTATACACCACTCCGCCTAAATTATTCTGCACTTTCATTGTCTTGTAATCCCTGATAAAGTTTGCTTTCCAGTTCTTCGATGGAAGGCAGTCCGGATTTTATATCGTGAGGGATTGATTTACCTAACTCATAATCGGAAATACCTATTGGTTTGCGCACATCACGTAAAGCATATTCAGCCATGATGCGATCTTTGTTCTGACAAAGAAGCAAACCAATCGTCTGATTATCACCTTCCCGGCAAAGAATATCATCTACTGCAGAACAATAGAAATTCAGTTTACCGATATATTCGGGTTGGAAGTCCCCTTTTTTCAACTCCACAACTAAATACCTGTGCATAAACACATTATACATCAAGATGTCAATATAGAAATCATTGCCGGACACTTCAATATGATACTGTCTGCCCATGAAGGCGAAGCCTGCTCCCATTTCGAGAAGGAACTTTTCAATATGCTTAACCAACCCTAACTCTACATCTCTTTCGTTATATTCGTCAGTGAAAGTCAGCATATCAAAAATATAGGGGTCTTTTAAGGTTTCTTTTACCTGCTTGGCTTGTATTTCCGGGAGAGTGGTATCGAAATTGTTTGCCAATGCTCCGTAAGTATGGTAGTAGTCCTGATTGATAGCTTCAATTAAGAAATTACGACTCCATCCACTCTTCAAACATTGAATCATGTACCAATAGCGGGCTTTCAGGTCTTTTACTCGTTGTATTAAAGTGATGTTGTGTGACCAGCTTAACTGTTTTATCGGCAATACTATGGAAGCTTCCTGCAAATGCGCAACCGCTGGTTGCGCATTTGTAAGTTGCTGATTATATTCATTATAGAATTGAATCATCACCTGACAATTTCTTTTTGAAAAGCCCTTCACTTTCGGATAATCATTCTTCAGGTCATTGGCAAGCTGTTCAAGTGCATTGTTCCCCCATCCTATCTGCTTCTGGCTTTCACAAAGAAGTTTGCCGATGTCCCAATACATAGAAAGCATTTCTTCATTAGCGGAATAAATCGCTTTTTTCTGTGCGAGTGCCACCCGTGCTTTGACTTGTTTAAGCAAAACAGCGTAGTTAAATATACTATTTTGAATTTCCATTTATTATTTTTCGTTTTAGATTAAAGACACTATAGGTTATTCCTACCCAAGCATCATTCAGCCGATTGCCTCAAAGCAAAGAGACCTTTCTTGGTAATAGAGTGGCAAATATAATGATAATTGAAGCATTACGGATGCACTATCCGATAAATTTGCCTGCCTTTTCCGTCATACCACAACTTTGTCACGAGTGCAAACTTATATTTATCCAGTTGGACGTTACTCCAGAAGACACAGAGAATATAAAGCCATTCAATTGCGGAAACGACGATTTGAATGGCTTTTTGTTGGAAGATGCCCGCTTTTACCGAGAGAAGTTAATTGAATGATAAAATATCCCAGACAACTATAGATATATTCTCTCCAAGTTCCTCCTATCAGAAACACCCTAACCGGAACATTGGCAGACCTTCTAAATTAGTCTTTCATCACAGTATATACCGCCACTTTCGTCGCCATCCGCCTCATCGCCCAAAGTGCACAAAGCAGGGAGCAGATGGCACAGACAACAAACGTTATTCCGGTAGATACAAGGATATTTCCTATACCAACCAATGGAGAAACAATGCCTCCGGAAGCGAAACAGAGGGCACCCAACAGGGCGGAAGCTGCTCCGGCATATCGCCGTTCGCTGTCCATGGCTAAGGTGGTGGAAGAAGTAAAGGTCAGTCCCATCATAAAGAGCAATGCGAACATCAGTAATTCATACGTCCAGAAGCTGCAACCGCTATACAAGGCTCCCATCAGGCAAAGCGACAAGCACAACATTCCTACACAACCGATCAGTGTCCCGTTTTCCGTGCGACGGAATTTTACGGAAAGAGCTGCCGCTACTCCGATAGCTACTGCATTCACTGCAAAACAAACACTAAAAGCCAACGGAGAAAATCCGTAATGTTGCTGCACGATGAAGGGAGAAGAGGCAATGTAAGCAAACAGGATGCCTTGCGCAAACGCCAGTTGCAGGACATAGAGCATATAACGGCGGTTATGAACGATCACACCGAAACTACGGAAAGTGGAAACGACACCTGTCTTCGAGCGTTGCTCCACAGGGAGCGATTCTTTAAAACGGATACAGCCTATCCACAAGAGTACTCCAATA
The Bacteroides luhongzhouii DNA segment above includes these coding regions:
- a CDS encoding helix-turn-helix domain-containing protein translates to MESKNSNLAILREPFVAGMDENLSPIMQRLWKLEGGAIYFCRSGWAHVTIDLKDYEIVENTQIVLLPGTIIRVNGSSSDFTASFFGFPKEMFREACLRFEPIFFRFIKEKPCYTLKDENTGAINGLIRATTAIYNDRENRFRNQIAKNHLQSFMLDIYDKCYRYFDRQEIEGGSRQDEIFKNFIALVHENCIAEREVTFYANKLCISTKYLTGICKSVTGDAAKKIIDDFAILEIKVLLQSTGLTIQEIADRLGFPDQSYLGRYFKRHEGMSPKEYQSKYSI
- a CDS encoding PDDEXK nuclease domain-containing protein, with amino-acid sequence MEIQNSIFNYAVLLKQVKARVALAQKKAIYSANEEMLSMYWDIGKLLCESQKQIGWGNNALEQLANDLKNDYPKVKGFSKRNCQVMIQFYNEYNQQLTNAQPAVAHLQEASIVLPIKQLSWSHNITLIQRVKDLKARYWYMIQCLKSGWSRNFLIEAINQDYYHTYGALANNFDTTLPEIQAKQVKETLKDPYIFDMLTFTDEYNERDVELGLVKHIEKFLLEMGAGFAFMGRQYHIEVSGNDFYIDILMYNVFMHRYLVVELKKGDFQPEYIGKLNFYCSAVDDILCREGDNQTIGLLLCQNKDRIMAEYALRDVRKPIGISDYELGKSIPHDIKSGLPSIEELESKLYQGLQDNESAE
- a CDS encoding multidrug effflux MFS transporter, translated to MNTMIKQENSKMFLLILLGMLSAFGPFVTDMYLPSLPAMTDYFSTRSSMVQLGLTTSMIGLALGQIFFGPLSDKYGRRPLLLVSMILFIISTVFCLFAPDIYSFITLRLVQGIGGAGGIVISRSVATDKFSGKELAKMLAVIGAINGVAPVAAPVVGGLVTGTIGWKGIFVILLFIGVLLWIGCIRFKESLPVEQRSKTGVVSTFRSFGVIVHNRRYMLYVLQLAFAQGILFAYIASSPFIVQQHYGFSPLAFSVCFAVNAVAIGVAAALSVKFRRTENGTLIGCVGMLCLSLCLMGALYSGCSFWTYELLMFALLFMMGLTFTSSTTLAMDSERRYAGAASALLGALCFASGGIVSPLVGIGNILVSTGITFVVCAICSLLCALWAMRRMATKVAVYTVMKD